The following are from one region of the Sporanaerobacter acetigenes DSM 13106 genome:
- a CDS encoding sensor histidine kinase: MKSKKTFPFQKSIVFRLLISVILIFIAMTILSNFAISKRQETLMSEMGEELENVLVDSQENDILLLIVDNAQLKSTTEFQMYSFSIMIATILLGSLAFFLIIMHVIKPLKVLTEKVSLIDIDNVESLRNEIVMSKGGYELEELSKSFDAALNKIYESYEKQKQFSANVAHELRTPLAVLRTKIDVFKKKQGHKDAEIEYFISTMENNVTRLSELVEGILFLSRDAQPQYSQVNVRSLLEEILLDVEDKAKEKEISMTIKGEDVVVLTDDMLLERTLLNLIDNAIKYNVEGGYVEVSLSESESEVVIQVADTGIGISDEKKKHIFDLFYRIEESRSRVTGGYGIGLALVQNIITRLGGSISVSDNIPQGSIFQVVFKK; this comes from the coding sequence GTGAAGAGTAAAAAAACATTTCCTTTTCAAAAGTCAATCGTGTTCAGGCTTTTAATATCTGTAATACTGATTTTTATTGCCATGACAATACTCTCAAACTTTGCTATCAGCAAACGACAAGAGACGTTAATGAGTGAAATGGGAGAGGAATTAGAAAATGTGCTTGTGGACTCACAAGAAAATGATATTTTGCTTCTGATTGTGGATAATGCTCAGCTCAAGTCAACTACTGAATTTCAAATGTATTCTTTTTCTATAATGATTGCAACTATCCTGCTTGGTTCGTTGGCATTTTTCCTTATTATCATGCATGTAATTAAGCCTTTGAAGGTTCTGACAGAAAAAGTTTCTTTAATTGATATTGATAATGTGGAGAGCCTACGCAATGAGATCGTAATGTCTAAAGGCGGATATGAATTGGAGGAGCTTTCCAAGAGCTTTGACGCAGCACTGAATAAGATCTATGAAAGCTACGAAAAGCAAAAACAATTCAGTGCAAATGTTGCTCATGAACTTCGTACTCCGTTAGCAGTACTCCGTACAAAAATTGATGTTTTCAAGAAAAAGCAGGGCCATAAGGATGCAGAAATTGAATACTTTATTTCCACCATGGAAAACAATGTGACCCGACTATCAGAGTTGGTAGAGGGTATTTTGTTTTTGAGCAGAGATGCCCAGCCCCAATATTCACAGGTAAATGTACGATCACTTTTAGAGGAAATACTGCTTGATGTAGAAGATAAGGCAAAAGAAAAAGAAATTAGTATGACAATTAAAGGTGAAGATGTTGTAGTTTTGACAGATGATATGCTCCTGGAAAGGACATTGCTAAATTTGATAGATAACGCTATCAAGTATAATGTGGAGGGTGGCTATGTTGAGGTGTCGTTATCCGAATCCGAATCGGAAGTAGTAATTCAGGTTGCTGATACTGGGATTGGGATTTCAGATGAAAAAAAGAAGCATATTTTTGATTTGTTTTATCGCATTGAGGAATCAAGAAGCCGAGTTACAGGAGGATATGGTATCGGGCTAGCTTTGGTGCAAAATATAATTACAAGATTGGGTGGAAGCATTTCGGTATCAGACAATATCCCTCAAGGAAGCATATTTCAAGTTGTATTCAAGAAATAA
- a CDS encoding response regulator transcription factor yields the protein MKILIVEDEKELLETIADGLRLSGYAVDTAMDGVTAEEMCYVETYDLIILDINLPKMDGFSVLKKVREYNKVVNIIMLTARSEVADRVKGLDLGANDYLIKPFHFEELEARIRSLLRRKAVQENTVLHCGELSFDTISRIAYVHGDGIKLTGKETGILEYLLLHSGQYVTQEELFEHVWDSEADSFSNAVRVHMSALRKKLKESTGRNMITNVIGKGYLISEE from the coding sequence ATGAAGATTCTAATTGTAGAAGATGAAAAAGAATTATTAGAAACAATTGCAGACGGGTTGCGTTTATCCGGATATGCTGTTGACACTGCCATGGATGGTGTAACAGCGGAAGAAATGTGCTATGTAGAAACCTACGATTTAATTATATTGGACATCAATCTTCCAAAAATGGATGGCTTTTCTGTATTGAAAAAAGTCCGTGAGTATAACAAGGTTGTTAATATAATTATGCTTACAGCTCGTTCAGAAGTTGCAGACAGGGTGAAAGGATTAGACCTTGGGGCGAATGACTATCTGATAAAGCCTTTTCATTTTGAAGAACTGGAAGCCAGAATACGCTCTTTGCTTCGCCGAAAAGCAGTGCAGGAAAACACGGTTCTACACTGCGGTGAATTGTCATTTGATACAATCAGTAGGATTGCATATGTTCATGGTGATGGAATCAAATTGACAGGAAAAGAAACTGGGATTCTTGAATATCTACTGTTGCATTCGGGACAGTATGTCACTCAAGAAGAATTATTCGAGCATGTTTGGGATAGTGAAGCGGACAGTTTCAGCAATGCTGTTCGTGTTCATATGTCAGCCCTGCGGAAAAAGCTAAAAGAGAGCACAGGTAGAAATATGATTACTAATGTAATTGGAAAGGGGTATTTGATCAGTGAAGAGTAA
- a CDS encoding ABC transporter ATP-binding protein, producing the protein MKKFFKNRFALTDQGAKDITRATMSSFFVYCTNMIPATLLMLFIDELVLGNVKSKALYIGLSLGTLLLMHILLGYEYDSLYNATYEESANLRTETAESLSKLPLSYFSKHDLSDLSQTIMSDIEGIEHAMSHSIPKVGGFLIFFPIISIMMLIGNIKLALAVILPTLLSFILVVLSKKVQVKGHEKYYKVLRENSESFQEAIEMQQEIKSFNLSSELKAMLYKKMDESENIHLKEEKKLILIMGLSQAFGFINLAIVILVGVSLFSTGEIDILYLIGYLLAAMKIKDAVDASREGVAEIFYLDPKINRIKEIRQSNIQEGQDTKIDNFDIKLQNVSFSYDKDNMVLKDISFTANQGEVTALVGASGCGKTSILRLISRLYDYDNGKITIDDKDIKDISTKSLFEKTSIVFQDVILFNNSVLENIRVGKKDATDEEVKEAARLANCEEFIEKLEKGYNTFIGENGAELSGGERQRLSIARAFLKNAPILILDEIAASLDVENEKKIQESLNRLMKDKTVIIISHRLKSIENVDKIVVIDDGKVEDFGTHKELMESSKIYKGLIRSSKLAEEFKY; encoded by the coding sequence ATGAAGAAGTTCTTTAAGAATAGATTTGCTCTTACAGATCAAGGGGCAAAAGATATTACAAGGGCAACAATGTCAAGTTTTTTTGTCTATTGTACAAATATGATTCCAGCTACATTGCTTATGCTATTTATAGATGAATTAGTACTGGGAAATGTAAAAAGTAAGGCTCTTTATATAGGCTTATCTCTTGGGACCTTGTTACTTATGCATATTCTTTTAGGATATGAGTATGATTCTTTGTATAATGCAACTTATGAGGAAAGTGCAAATTTAAGAACAGAAACAGCTGAAAGTTTAAGTAAACTTCCCCTATCTTATTTTTCAAAGCATGATTTATCAGATTTGTCCCAAACGATCATGAGTGATATTGAAGGGATAGAACATGCAATGAGTCATTCAATTCCAAAGGTTGGAGGGTTTTTAATCTTCTTTCCGATTATATCTATTATGATGCTAATAGGGAATATAAAATTAGCCCTTGCAGTTATTCTACCAACTCTACTAAGTTTTATATTAGTGGTTTTATCAAAGAAGGTTCAGGTCAAAGGACATGAAAAGTATTATAAGGTACTTCGTGAAAACTCTGAAAGCTTCCAAGAGGCAATTGAAATGCAACAGGAAATAAAGAGTTTTAATTTATCTTCTGAGTTAAAAGCAATGCTTTATAAAAAAATGGATGAAAGTGAAAACATTCATTTAAAGGAAGAAAAAAAACTAATTTTAATTATGGGTTTATCACAAGCTTTTGGATTTATAAATTTAGCCATTGTCATACTAGTAGGAGTTTCACTATTTTCAACAGGAGAGATAGATATTTTATATTTAATAGGATATCTTCTTGCAGCTATGAAAATCAAAGATGCAGTGGATGCTTCAAGAGAAGGTGTTGCTGAAATTTTTTACCTTGATCCCAAGATAAATAGGATAAAGGAAATTAGACAGTCAAATATTCAAGAAGGACAAGATACTAAAATTGATAATTTTGATATTAAGTTACAGAATGTTTCTTTTTCCTACGATAAAGATAACATGGTATTAAAGGATATCTCTTTTACAGCAAATCAAGGAGAAGTTACAGCACTTGTTGGAGCAAGTGGTTGTGGAAAGACCAGTATACTAAGACTTATCTCACGACTTTATGATTACGATAATGGGAAAATCACCATTGATGACAAGGATATTAAAGATATATCTACCAAATCTTTATTTGAAAAAACATCTATTGTTTTTCAAGATGTGATTTTATTTAATAATTCTGTCTTAGAAAATATAAGGGTTGGCAAAAAAGATGCAACAGATGAAGAAGTGAAAGAGGCTGCACGCCTTGCTAATTGTGAAGAATTTATAGAAAAACTTGAAAAGGGTTACAACACCTTTATTGGGGAAAACGGAGCAGAACTTTCAGGTGGAGAAAGACAAAGATTATCTATAGCTAGAGCTTTTTTAAAAAATGCTCCTATTTTAATATTAGATGAGATAGCAGCAAGCCTTGATGTAGAAAATGAAAAGAAAATACAAGAAAGTTTAAATAGGCTGATGAAAGACAAAACTGTAATCATCATATCTCACAGATTAAAATCTATTGAAAATGTAGATAAAATAGTAGTTATAGATGACGGTAAAGTTGAAGACTTTGGAACACATAAAGAGTTAATGGAAAGCTCTAAGATATATAAAGGCTTGATTAGAAGTTCAAAATTAGCCGAAGAATTTAAATATTAG
- a CDS encoding ABC transporter ATP-binding protein translates to MKTYKKLLSYVPRQKYLSVIAICFSVLSACLTVGSYYFIYGFLNKLLVQGDTLQAKKYAIITTGMLIIGALLYLGSGYFSHVLGFRLETNLRKRGIDGLADASFRFFDLYPSGLTRKIIDDNAQQTHMIIAHLIPDSSLAMLMPILAIALGFVVSLRVGIMLLVLTLLGIVILFSMMGEQKFMEIYQKSLEKLSAETVEYVRGMQVIKIFGANVHSFKALHKAITDYAKYAYEYSQSCKKPYVWFQWFFFGIMAILIPLILIFIDINIDPNFLVVELIMTFFLSGVLFVSFMRIMYVSMYKFQGNNAADKLEELFSNMQKDKLEFGTEEKFKDFNIEFENVSFGYNEEMIIKDLSFKLDEGKSYALVGSSGSGKSTIAKLIYGFYKVDNGAIKIGDKPLENYTQKALIETIAFVFQDAKLFNKSIYENVKLAKKDATKEEVLYALHLAGCDSILDKFRTRENTIIGSKGVYLSGGEKQRIAIARAILKDAKIVIMDEASAAVDPENEHELQLAFSNLMKGKTVIMIAHRMTSIRNVDEILVLEDGKIIERGTDRELMNKNGKYRDFQNLYGVANEWRVGYEEVL, encoded by the coding sequence ATGAAAACATACAAAAAACTTTTAAGTTATGTACCAAGACAAAAATACTTAAGTGTTATTGCTATTTGTTTTTCTGTTTTATCTGCCTGCTTGACAGTGGGATCATATTATTTTATTTATGGGTTTTTAAATAAACTCCTGGTTCAAGGAGATACTTTACAAGCAAAAAAATATGCAATTATAACGACGGGAATGCTTATTATAGGAGCACTTCTGTACTTAGGATCAGGATATTTTTCTCATGTCCTTGGATTTAGACTTGAAACAAATTTACGCAAAAGAGGAATTGATGGGTTAGCAGATGCAAGCTTTCGATTTTTTGATCTATACCCTTCAGGACTTACAAGAAAAATCATTGATGATAATGCTCAACAGACGCATATGATTATTGCGCATTTGATTCCTGACAGCTCCTTAGCAATGCTGATGCCAATTCTTGCCATAGCACTTGGGTTTGTAGTTAGTTTAAGAGTGGGAATTATGCTTCTTGTCCTTACTCTTCTAGGAATTGTAATTTTGTTTTCTATGATGGGTGAACAAAAATTTATGGAAATTTATCAAAAGTCTTTGGAAAAACTAAGTGCAGAAACAGTAGAGTACGTTAGAGGGATGCAAGTAATAAAAATCTTTGGAGCAAATGTACATTCCTTTAAAGCCCTTCACAAAGCAATAACAGATTATGCAAAGTATGCCTATGAATATTCCCAAAGTTGCAAAAAACCATATGTATGGTTTCAATGGTTTTTCTTTGGAATTATGGCAATTCTGATTCCATTAATTTTGATCTTCATAGATATAAACATAGATCCAAATTTTTTAGTTGTGGAATTAATTATGACTTTCTTTTTAAGTGGTGTACTATTTGTGTCTTTTATGAGGATTATGTATGTAAGTATGTATAAGTTTCAAGGTAATAATGCAGCAGACAAATTAGAAGAATTATTTTCAAATATGCAGAAAGACAAACTGGAATTTGGAACAGAAGAAAAATTTAAAGATTTTAATATTGAGTTTGAGAATGTAAGCTTTGGCTATAATGAAGAAATGATCATAAAAGATTTGAGTTTTAAATTAGATGAGGGGAAATCTTATGCACTTGTAGGTTCGTCGGGAAGTGGGAAATCTACCATTGCAAAGTTGATTTACGGGTTTTATAAGGTGGATAATGGAGCTATTAAGATAGGAGATAAACCTTTAGAAAACTATACACAAAAGGCTCTTATTGAAACTATTGCTTTCGTATTTCAAGATGCAAAGTTATTTAATAAAAGCATTTATGAAAATGTAAAACTTGCCAAAAAAGATGCAACAAAAGAAGAAGTATTATATGCCCTTCATCTTGCAGGATGTGATTCTATATTAGATAAATTTAGGACAAGAGAAAATACAATTATAGGCAGCAAGGGAGTTTATTTATCTGGAGGAGAAAAGCAGAGAATAGCTATTGCAAGAGCCATTCTTAAGGATGCAAAGATCGTTATTATGGACGAAGCTAGTGCAGCAGTGGATCCAGAAAATGAACATGAATTACAACTTGCTTTTTCAAATCTCATGAAAGGCAAAACTGTTATTATGATTGCTCATAGGATGACAAGTATACGAAATGTAGATGAGATACTTGTATTGGAAGATGGAAAAATTATAGAACGTGGTACAGATAGAGAGCTAATGAATAAAAATGGTAAATATAGAGATTTTCAAAATCTTTATGGAGTGGCAAATGAATGGAGGGTTGGATATGAAGAAGTTCTTTAA
- a CDS encoding AraC family transcriptional regulator, with translation MKTIEELLENMGYTRCEFCEKYSPAGTTYMINSENYKGIYWYYETSEFIIDIHNFFIIRDFIMTSSPDISEYISLISTYIITANGEWVNPYQNMTSNSMFVMDANKKDLRFLLHGNYPFFSVGINFKEKMIENWLIEKLNINKHEATKIFLETSTEITKPISKLAHEILHCTMDSTSAELFFEAKAKEWLSITLNEYMNKSKEDPLAEIDKNAIENVAAYINDHYAFDIPQEFFENISLMSGTKLKTAFKQRYKMSITEYTQRKRMNIAENLLLTTSLEIKDIAKSVGYNSPSRFTTLFKRYKGIYPKEVKAFGDRMSPIICDCKKSTYKK, from the coding sequence ATGAAAACTATTGAAGAATTATTAGAAAATATGGGGTATACTAGATGTGAATTTTGTGAAAAATATTCTCCTGCGGGCACAACTTATATGATTAACAGTGAGAATTATAAAGGGATTTATTGGTATTATGAAACCAGTGAATTTATTATCGATATTCATAACTTTTTTATTATAAGAGATTTTATCATGACCTCTTCTCCTGATATTAGTGAATATATAAGCTTAATATCCACTTACATTATTACCGCAAATGGCGAATGGGTTAACCCATATCAAAATATGACTTCTAATTCTATGTTTGTTATGGATGCAAATAAGAAAGATTTGAGATTTCTACTCCATGGCAACTATCCTTTTTTTAGTGTTGGCATTAACTTTAAAGAGAAGATGATTGAAAATTGGCTTATAGAAAAACTAAATATTAATAAACATGAGGCTACAAAAATTTTCTTGGAAACTAGTACAGAAATTACAAAACCCATTAGCAAATTGGCCCATGAAATTTTACATTGTACTATGGATTCTACTTCAGCTGAACTTTTCTTCGAAGCTAAAGCTAAAGAATGGCTTAGTATTACTCTTAATGAATATATGAATAAATCTAAAGAAGATCCACTTGCAGAAATAGATAAAAATGCAATTGAAAATGTAGCTGCTTATATAAATGATCACTATGCTTTTGATATTCCTCAAGAATTTTTTGAAAATATTTCCCTTATGAGTGGTACAAAATTAAAGACAGCTTTTAAACAAAGATATAAAATGAGTATTACAGAATATACTCAAAGGAAGAGAATGAACATAGCAGAAAACCTTTTATTAACAACTTCCCTTGAAATAAAAGATATTGCAAAATCAGTTGGATATAACTCGCCAAGTAGATTCACAACTCTTTTCAAAAGGTATAAAGGAATATATCCAAAAGAGGTTAAAGCCTTTGGAGATAGAATGTCTCCTATAATTTGTGATTGCAAAAAATCAACTTATAAAAAATAA
- a CDS encoding YcxB family protein: MNDNKLFTVKTSMGKEDYHKFLYIATFLRSKMIIPFILLIAALMAAFLAYGDNQFNVTKFIALWILLAMVAILTIIFKVERRNKQRIKTDKTGVFNSQETLDFYEDYLIIKSTVFEGESKIKYSQFYQVLESKDYFITYFNMNQASLIRKKDMDKETIEMLRSLYENTMGKKYKRI; encoded by the coding sequence GTGAACGATAATAAATTATTTACAGTAAAAACTTCTATGGGAAAAGAAGACTATCATAAGTTTTTATATATAGCTACATTCTTAAGGAGCAAGATGATAATCCCTTTTATACTCTTGATAGCTGCCTTGATGGCTGCTTTTCTTGCTTATGGTGACAATCAATTTAATGTAACAAAATTTATTGCCTTGTGGATTTTGTTAGCTATGGTAGCAATTCTTACTATAATTTTTAAGGTTGAGAGGAGAAATAAGCAGCGAATTAAAACTGACAAAACAGGAGTATTTAATTCACAAGAAACATTAGATTTCTACGAGGATTATTTAATTATAAAGAGCACAGTATTTGAAGGGGAATCTAAGATTAAGTATAGCCAGTTCTATCAAGTATTAGAGTCAAAAGATTATTTCATTACTTATTTTAATATGAATCAGGCTTCTTTAATTAGAAAAAAAGACATGGATAAGGAAACCATTGAAATGTTGAGATCTTTATATGAAAATACAATGGGGAAAAAGTATAAAAGGATATAA